DNA sequence from the Malus sylvestris chromosome 10, drMalSylv7.2, whole genome shotgun sequence genome:
GTTCGATTGTTGCCAAATCAAATTGTTGGTCCATGCTCAAAGGTGGTCTAACTGTCAATTCATCAGGCCCAGCTGAGCTTTATTTTGAGGTAATACTCAATACTTGTAGGCAAGAGCGTACAAGTAGTCTTTTAGTTATAATTGCGGTGCGTTCTTGTGTCatacatttcattcatttacATTTATGTACTCCGCAGAGCAATATAGCATCTGTTGACATTTGGGTTGATAGCATCTCATTGCAACCATTCACCGAAAAGCAATGGAAGTCTCATCAAGATCAAAGCATTACCAAAGTGAGTTTGATCATGTCTATTTATCTAGAATGggtttgttgatgattgaattgtACTTCGAAGTGGTTTACTTAAAGACTAATTAACTATGATATCTTAGATTCGTAAGAGAAATGTGAGAATTCAAGCACTTGATGCACAAGGTAATCCACTAGAAAACGCAACAATCTCCATACaacaaaagttttcaagtttcccTTTTGGGTGTGCTATCAACAAGAACATCCTCACCAACATTGCCTACCAAAATTGGTTCACATCAAGGTTCAGAGTCACAACatttgaagatgaaatgaaatgGTACAGCACTGAACCTTCTTGGGGTCATGAATATTACTCCGTGGCTGATGCCATGCTTCAGTTTGCGAGAAAACACAATGTTGCAGTCCGTGGCCACAATGTGTTCTGGGAAGATCCCCAGTACAACCCCGGTTGGGTCAAATCACTCACTAAGCAGCAACTTTTTGCCGCCACTGCCAAGAGGCTTCACTCTGTTATCAATAGATACAGAGGGCAAGTTATAGCATGGGATGTGGTGAATGAAAATCTacattttaatttctttgaacaTATCTTGGGTTCAAAAGCTTCTGCCCTTTTTTATAACATGGCTATTAGAACTGATGGAGCAACCACCATGTTCATGAATGAATTTAACACCATTGAGGACAGTAGAGATGGTTTATCTACACCCGCTAAGTACCTTCAGAAGCTGAGAGAGATACAAACTTTTCTGGGTAACAGAAATGCACGGTTAGGGATTGGGCTTGAGTCTCATTTTAGTATGGCTCCTAACCTTCCTTACATAAGAGCTTCAATCGATACTCTTGCTGCTGCAAGATTGCCCATTTGGATTACAGAATTAGATGTGAAAAGCAATCCCAATCAGGtaaaatttgatcaatttaAGGTGTTAGATTATACAAATTGAACTAATAATGTCGTTTGATCTTTCTAAACCCAAGTTGTTTCTATTTATATATAACTGGAGTTTATGGTTATATGGGAAAAAATTTATGAAGTGCTTCAATATGACTAGCGTTTCTGTTTACATTGGCAGGCTTTGTACTTGGAACAAATTTTGAGAGAGCTACATGCTCACCCTCAGATTCAAGGAATTATTATTTGGTCTGCTTGGAAACCTCAGGGATGCTACAGAATGTGTTTGACCGATAACAATTTCCGCAACTTGGCCACTGGTAATGTTGTTGACAAGCTGTTACATGAATGGGGTTTGAGGGCTGGCTTAACTTCTTCTGGCATGACAGACGCTAATGGTTTCTTTGAGTCCTCTCTCTCCCATGGTGATTACAAAGTGAAAATCACTCGGCCATCAGCGGTGACAAATTCGTCCTTGGTTCAAACACTGAATGTGGCACCAACCACTGCGTCCCACCAACCTTTGGAGATCCAACTTTCTGTTTGAGTTTTTTTATTGTCTTGCGGTTTTAGTACAAGCTTTATGCTATCTTGCCTTCTGTGTGTTGTTAATGTTATCCTCTTAATAACTAATTGATTATGTTCTTATATAATATTGCGAGTATGTTGTTACTTTAGCTGTGGATCATCACatagaaccaaaaaaaaattattctcaaTTTGATGGCCGGCATCGCTCTAATACCAAGTGACACTATTTAAGAACATAAAAAATCACATCGGCAGCATCACCTTGGACTTCAAGAGCAAGAATCCCATGTCCTTGATTAGAAACTTTGTGTTCCGTTAGTGAGTGTCAAAATTTCCCGTGTTCTAAGCAGAAAAAGGCCAACAAGTTGGAACTACCAGGGCAAACAACAGGTCTCCTAGGAAAGTAGATAGGACAGCGGAAATTTTGACTCATTAATGAACTTGAAAAGGAGAATTATCATTCTGATGAAGTTACCATGATATTTCTCCATTTCAAGTTTACTACCTCCATGTACATTTCACCAAAAGGGTTTATTGCGTAGTTGGAACTTGAGATAATGCCTCACTAAGAATATTAAAGACCCGGGGTCTATATATTTACGCAAATCCTTTGTTTGCTGTACTAGTGGTAGACGAGGCTAGTGTTAGCTTTATATTATatggttatataattaaaacacaaaaaggAGTGGCTAACCGGATAGAAGCGGTAGTCATGCGCTCATGGAAGACCAATATGAAGACAGTAACAATACTAAAGTCTTCTCAAAGCACCTGGTCACATATAACTATTGTATTGGAAGTGTTTGATGTGTATCTAAGATTTGTAGAGACCTTAGTATTTATATTGGCTAAGGTATTAGGGTTCCGTCCATAAAGGAGACCCAAATCCTATATTATAATCACATGTCTATCAAGGATTTAATCAGCCTTATTTGGATTAATTCAAGACACACATTCAGAAGGCTGATATAAGGGTTCAAATCTCAATCTTGATTCCATTCCATTGTAGACCATTTAAATGTTGATTTATACAACATTCTTCCACATGGTCTACAAATGTCATATTTATAATTGCGTTTCTGAATAGAGATCAAAACTACTTAATGGCCAGTGATTGTACTCATACCCTGTCGTCAATACAAGCTTCTGCCAAACAAGTGCTTCAACATGGAATTAACAATGTTGTAAGGTTAACATAAACTATAACCTTCCTAATCACACATTTATGCTAAAATCCTCATTCACATGAAACACTGTCAAGTTATGATTACAGATGTGGGATCATGATTTTTCAAGGCCGAAATAAGGCGGATCGAAATAGAATGCCTCAAAAGTCCGATCATGGGCCCAACAACTTCCCAGCGGAGCTAAATAAACAGACCAACGATGCCAACATCATCTTGTTTCGGAGCAGTGGGCGAAGTCTAACGACTTCGCTAAGATTGACCATACTTGTTTCGTAAGACACGAGAACCTAATCTAGTAAGGAATCAGCAAACTCCCTATATTCTTGGAGTGCTTACAATCTAAGGATTGGCGTGCGCGGCAAGTAATCACACTCTCAAAAAGATTTAATACCTATTTCCTATGTATCCTCGGGGATTCTCCCG
Encoded proteins:
- the LOC126584299 gene encoding endo-1,4-beta-xylanase 5-like → MTILGGINLLLLLCASFFSGYEVSALSYDYTASIECLEKPHKPQYSGGIVVNPELKHGLKGWSAFGNAKLQHRESQGNEFVVAHSRYEPHDSISQKIYLHRNKLYSFSAWIQVSNGSVPVTAVFKTNSGFVYAGSIVAKSNCWSMLKGGLTVNSSGPAELYFESNIASVDIWVDSISLQPFTEKQWKSHQDQSITKIRKRNVRIQALDAQGNPLENATISIQQKFSSFPFGCAINKNILTNIAYQNWFTSRFRVTTFEDEMKWYSTEPSWGHEYYSVADAMLQFARKHNVAVRGHNVFWEDPQYNPGWVKSLTKQQLFAATAKRLHSVINRYRGQVIAWDVVNENLHFNFFEHILGSKASALFYNMAIRTDGATTMFMNEFNTIEDSRDGLSTPAKYLQKLREIQTFLGNRNARLGIGLESHFSMAPNLPYIRASIDTLAAARLPIWITELDVKSNPNQALYLEQILRELHAHPQIQGIIIWSAWKPQGCYRMCLTDNNFRNLATGNVVDKLLHEWGLRAGLTSSGMTDANGFFESSLSHGDYKVKITRPSAVTNSSLVQTLNVAPTTASHQPLEIQLSV